In Candida orthopsilosis Co 90-125, chromosome 6 draft sequence, the following are encoded in one genomic region:
- a CDS encoding Mms4 protein (S. cerevisiae homolog MMS4 has role DNA repair, DNA topological change, regulation of reciprocal meiotic recombination, resolution of meiotic recombination intermediates), producing the protein MDGTIQAKQDPDTASDVSHPPPHQANTNQQNPYPDANISLNQQLPTVSTNQSIRTCSSSQQYAHSHSNAPLTFNDSSPIEGMHSFLNHPPGRRRSPYMHLNDLNQPLPPIGSSPGDDPYASIPPARRPQNNLVRNGFTSSSPVVNIHIHSSIYVNGSSPSNQYQQSSTGSFHNTTPFSFQHQTENRVDLQSSAFQGPSRPSNNIQFSSKRSFDMSSGGPHEPQLFVNSASSTPSQNKANWAPRGYNENTHHSSPSTANYSSPQVQELPSLTPTHSQSPALNQINRLPSSPFATGSNRPPNSTTKSSSVPIATPKTSKRKFKMSMDDLESTFRSWSGAPKPRTRSGDLGEEQKFITAEKKPEMVIVNTNTQNSKLTTYQECNTNTVGTSAPNSTYSELKIHNPPLSKPTSHTTPAVEPNTIEKEPEMVTTRTSTQDTKPAFVQVSNSQAIGLSATNSSLPKSSTVQNVKPIVIELSDDDSEVEATKPFSVAPETSIIVIGSDDEDEAGPIAPTNNSKHEKAMNTSLISSPISVKPRFDFKNISDSITDSSFSFTKVDTKHAVAPEAKKPPKLGHNTPVQESKDFSDDNPFDLPPQPAFIQWLSSDEEDYAKDIALGTRTTTSSIVKNKADPIVSESLPIHKDVSNTRTVGMPVSLTNRSTGNLNYQKTGIASRSKSVSSARFSRPATEISLKPVKRASTTQDGESSTAKKAKKSKTDSLLAELPKIDNFEYSYKELQEANRVNRKKEELHAEMEIYISMKPYNVLKEFTEEFKSKVATFESELPLVYWNRNAKAEYIKEKDYFIPTAAKKVVQQTFVMYYLAQDFLDKLHSNKLKNDVLKGTEEMCKISTHKYHVILLVEGYDQLINKIKSYKQRQFRSQVLNGEEQSKKKKDDEQMSKFPEPIEIAKLFNRAQLDLKVNIFPVRSRQEGVMWLNSFTYTIGSALYDKYERNQGLANLGVVRSGSDTKATFLQSIQHFPRMTHSKAQILQSSHGSMYSIYSKFCTSGTLGKDTLGRNIVPPSVDSTMLNFFTSDDPDKAIT; encoded by the coding sequence ATGGATGGGACAATCCAAGCAAAACAAGATCCCGACACCGCGTCTGATGTGTCTCATCCCCCTCCACATCAAGCTAAcacaaatcaacaaaaccCTTATCCTGATGCAAATATATCGTTGAACCAACAACTACCGACGGtgtcaacaaatcaatccATACGGACTTGTCTGAGCCTGCAACAATATGCCCACTCGCATAGTAATGCACCCCTCACTTTCAACGATAGCTCACCAATTGAAGGTATGCATCTGTTTTTAAATCACCCTCCAGGCAGGAGGCGATCCCCTTATATGCATcttaatgatttgaatcaaccGTTACCCCCAATAGGCTCATCTCCTGGGGATGATCCATATGCAAGCATACCACCCGCACGCCGACctcaaaacaatttggttCGCAATGGCTTTACCAGCTCATCGCCAGTAGTGaatatacatatacacaGCTCAATATATGTCAATGGTTCATCACCATCGAATCAATACCAGCAATCAAGTACTGGTAGTTTCCATAATACGACACCCTTTtcatttcaacatcaaacaGAAAACAGAGTTGATTTACAAAGTAGCGCATTTCAAGGGCCATCACGCCCGTCCAATAACATTCAGTTTTCATCCAAGCGAAGTTTTGACATGTCATCTGGTGGCCCACATGAACctcaattgtttgtcaATAGCGCGTCGAGCACGCCGAGCCAAAATAAAGCTAATTGGGCACCTAGAGGCTACAATGAGAACACGCACCACTCAAGTCCCAGTACGGCAAATTATTCATCCCCACAAGTACAAGAGCTTCCAAGTTTGACTCCAACGCACAGCCAATCTCCAGCgttgaatcaaatcaataGATTACCAAGTAGTCCGTTCGCCACGGGAAGTAACAGGCCGCCAAATTCTACTACCAAGAGCTCTTCAGTGCCTATTGCAACTCCTAAAACTCTGAAgagaaaattcaaaatgtCAATGGACGATTTAGAGAGCACTTTCCGAAGCTGGAGTGGAGCCCCTAAGCCGAGAACACGGAGTGGAGATCTTGGCGAGGAACAGAAATTTATTACAGCTGAGAAGAAACCGGAGATGGTTATCGTAAACACCAAtacacaaaattcaaagcTTACTACTTATCAAGAATGCAATACGAATACAGTTGGGACATCAGCTCCAAATTCGACCTATAGTGAATTGAAGATACACAACCCGCCCTTATCAAAACCAACCAGCCATACCACCCCTGCCGTAGAGCCTAATACGATTGAAAAGGAACCGGAAATGGTTACTACAAGAACTTCGACACAAGACACTAAACCCGCATTTGTTCAAGTAAGCAATCTGCAAGCAATAGGTCTACTGGCCACCAATTCATCCTTACCTAAGTCATCAACTGTACAAAATGTGAAACCAATTGTAATTGAGCTATCAGACGATGATTCAGAAGTGGAGGCTACAAAACCTTTTCTGGTAGCACCAGAGACTTCAATAATTGTTATCGGAAGcgatgatgaggatgaagCTGGGCCAATTGCACCTACAAATAATTCCAAGCATGAAAAAGCAATGAACACATCGTTGATATCATCACCTATACTGGTGAAACCTAggtttgatttcaaaaacatcTCAGACTCAATTACCGACTCTTCCTTTTCGTTCACAAAGGTTGATACCAAACACGCTGTAGCTCCGGAAGCCAAAAAGCCTCCAAAACTTGGCCACAACACCCCAGTTCAAGAATCCAAAGATTTTCTGGATGATAACCCATTTGACTTACCTCCCCAGCCAGCGTTTATTCAATGGCTAAGttctgatgaagaggaCTATGCCAAAGATATCGCTCTAGGTACAAGGACAACTACAAGTAGTATTGTCAAAAATAAAGCAGATCCAATAGTATCAGAATCGTTGCCTATCCATAAGGACGTAAGCAACACAAGGACCGTGGGAATGCCAGTCTCGTTGACCAACAGATCTACTGGTAACttaaattatcaaaagacTGGCATTGCAAGCAGATCTAAATCTGTACTGAGTGCCCGATTTTCCAGGCCGGCTACTGAGATTTCCTTGAAACCAGTGAAGCGAGCTAGCACAACCCAAGATGGAGAGAGCTCTACAGCAAAGAAAGCAAAAAAGTCTAAAACTGATAGCTTGCTTGCAGAATTACCtaaaattgacaattttgagTATAGCTATAAGGAGTTACAGGAAGCCAATCGAGTGAATAGAAAGAAAGAGGAGTTACATGCAGAGATGGAGATTTATATCAGCATGAAACCTTACAACGTCTTGAAAGAGTTCACAGAAGAATTTAAGCTGAAAGTTGCAACTTTTGAACTGGAGTTGCCTTTAGTGTACTGGAACAGAAACGCCAAGGCGGAGTACATCAAAGAGAAGGATTACTTTATTCCCACTGCGGCAAAGAAAGTGGTACAACAAACGTTTGTCATGTACTATTTGGCCCAAGATTTTTTAGACAAGCTACATTCAAATAAACTCAAAAATGATGTGTTGAAAGGAACTGAAGAAATGTGTAAGATTTCGACCCACAAGTATCACGTGATTCTTTTAGTTGAAGGATATGATCAATTAATTAACAAGATAAAATCATACAAGCAAAGACAGTTCCGGTCACAAGTCTTAAATGGCGAAGaacaatcaaagaaaaagaaagatgatgagcaaatgtcaaaatttCCTGAACCGATTGAGATTGCAAAGTTGTTTAATAGAGCTCAATTAGATTTAAAGGTTAACATTTTTCCAGTTCGTTCTCGACAAGAAGGTGTAATGTGGTTGAACTCTTTCACTTACACCATTGGATCAGCTTTATATGACAAGTATGAGAGAAATCAAGGATTAGCAAACTTGGGAGTTGTTAGATCGGGTAGTGATACCAAAGCAacttttttgcaatcaattcaacatttccCACGTATGACGCATTCAAAGGCCCAAATATTACAATCTTCTCATGGATCCATGTATCTGATCTATTCTAAATTTTGTACATCGGGTACATTGGGTAAAGATACGCTTGGAAGAAACATTGTACCTCCATcagttgattcaacaatgttgaactTTTTTACATCGGATGACCCTGACAAGGCAATCACATGA